A single region of the Pseudomonas solani genome encodes:
- a CDS encoding methionine ABC transporter ATP-binding protein: protein MIEFHDVHKAYRVEGREIPALQPTDLRVEQGEVFGLIGHSGAGKSTLLRLINRLEEPSGGRIVIAGEDVTALDAEGLRRFRQRVGMIFQHFNLLSSKTVADNVALPLKLAGELSRSEIDARVAELLARVGLSDHAKKYPAQLSGGQKQRVGIARALATQPKILLCDEATSALDPQTTGQVLQLLAEINRELNLTIVLITHEMDVIRRVCDRVAVMDAGVIVEQGPVADVFLHPQHPTTQRFVQEDEQVDEGEQRDDFAHVQGRILRLTFRGEATYAPLLGTVARRTGVDYSILAGRIDRIKDTPYGQLTLALTGGDIEAALTCFREADVHLEVLR, encoded by the coding sequence GTGATCGAATTCCATGACGTCCACAAGGCGTATCGCGTCGAAGGCCGCGAGATTCCGGCCTTGCAGCCCACCGACCTGCGTGTCGAGCAGGGCGAGGTGTTCGGCCTGATCGGCCACTCCGGCGCCGGCAAGAGCACCCTGCTGCGCCTGATCAACCGCCTGGAAGAACCCAGCGGCGGGCGCATCGTCATCGCCGGCGAAGACGTCACCGCACTCGACGCCGAAGGCCTGCGCCGCTTCCGCCAGCGCGTCGGCATGATCTTCCAGCACTTCAACCTGCTGTCTTCCAAGACCGTCGCCGACAACGTCGCCCTGCCGCTGAAGCTGGCCGGCGAGCTGTCGCGCAGCGAGATCGACGCCCGCGTCGCCGAGCTGCTGGCCCGCGTCGGCCTCAGCGATCACGCGAAGAAGTACCCCGCCCAGCTTTCCGGCGGCCAGAAGCAGCGCGTCGGCATCGCCCGCGCCCTGGCCACCCAGCCGAAGATCCTGCTCTGCGACGAGGCCACCAGCGCCCTCGACCCGCAGACCACCGGCCAGGTGCTGCAGCTGCTGGCGGAGATCAACCGCGAGCTGAACCTGACCATCGTCCTCATCACCCACGAGATGGACGTGATCCGTCGCGTCTGCGACCGCGTCGCGGTGATGGATGCCGGCGTCATCGTCGAGCAGGGCCCGGTGGCGGATGTGTTCCTCCACCCGCAGCACCCCACCACCCAGCGCTTCGTCCAGGAGGACGAGCAGGTGGACGAGGGCGAGCAGCGTGACGACTTCGCCCACGTCCAGGGCCGCATCCTGCGCCTGACCTTCCGCGGCGAGGCCACCTATGCGCCGCTGCTGGGCACGGTCGCGCGCCGCACCGGCGTCGACTACAGCATCCTTGCAGGGCGTATCGACCGCATCAAGGACACCCCCTACGGCCAGCTGACCCTGGCCCTCACCGGCGGCGACATCGAGGCCGCGCTGACCTGCTTCCGCGAAGCGGACGTGCACCTGGAGGTCCTGCGCTGA
- a CDS encoding methionine ABC transporter permease, translated as MNELIANIDWFEIWLASLDTLLMLGGSLLFTVLLGLPLGVLLFLTSPRQLFENRALYSLLSLVVNVLRSLPFIILLIVMIPFTVFITGTSLGVAGAIPPLVVGATPFFARLVETALREVDRGIIEATQSMGATTRQIVVNALLPEARPGIIAAITVTAITLVSYTAMAGVVGAGGLGDLAIRFGYQRFQTDVMVVTVVLLLVLVQILQTIGDKLVVHFSRK; from the coding sequence ATGAACGAGCTCATCGCCAACATCGACTGGTTCGAAATCTGGCTGGCCAGCCTGGACACCCTGCTGATGCTGGGCGGCTCCCTGCTGTTCACCGTGCTGCTGGGCCTGCCCCTGGGCGTGCTGCTGTTCCTCACCAGCCCGCGCCAGCTGTTCGAGAACCGCGCCCTCTACAGCCTGCTATCGCTGGTGGTGAACGTGCTGCGTTCGCTGCCCTTCATCATCCTGCTGATCGTGATGATCCCCTTCACGGTGTTCATCACCGGCACCTCCCTGGGTGTCGCCGGCGCCATCCCGCCGCTGGTGGTGGGCGCCACGCCGTTCTTCGCGCGCCTGGTGGAAACCGCCCTGCGCGAGGTGGACCGCGGCATCATCGAAGCCACCCAGTCCATGGGCGCCACCACCCGGCAGATCGTGGTCAACGCCCTGCTGCCGGAAGCGCGCCCGGGCATCATCGCCGCCATCACCGTCACCGCCATCACCCTGGTGTCCTACACCGCGATGGCCGGCGTGGTGGGTGCGGGCGGCCTGGGCGACCTGGCCATCCGCTTCGGTTACCAGCGCTTCCAGACCGACGTCATGGTGGTCACCGTGGTGCTGTTGCTGGTGCTCGTCCAGATCCTGCAAACCATCGGCGACAAGCTGGTGGTGCATTTCTCGCGCAAGTGA
- a CDS encoding MetQ/NlpA family ABC transporter substrate-binding protein — MKKLLVAAAAFAALSAQADTLTVAATPVPHAEILEFIKPQLAKEGVDLKIKVFTDYVQPNVQVAEKRLDANFFQHQPYLDEFNKAKGTQLVSVAGVHIEPFGAYSTKIKKLDELPQGAAVVIPNDATNGGRALLLLDKVGVIKLKDNTSITATPKDIAENPKGIKVRELEAATLPRVLTQVDLALINTNYALEAKLNPTKDALAIEGSDSPYVNILVSRPDNKDSADMQKLAKALHSPEVKQFILEKYKGAVVPAF, encoded by the coding sequence ATGAAAAAACTGCTGGTGGCCGCTGCCGCCTTCGCCGCCCTCTCCGCCCAGGCCGACACCCTGACCGTGGCCGCCACCCCGGTGCCCCACGCGGAAATCCTCGAATTCATCAAGCCGCAGCTGGCCAAGGAAGGCGTGGACCTGAAGATCAAGGTCTTCACCGACTACGTGCAGCCCAACGTGCAGGTCGCCGAGAAGCGCCTGGACGCCAACTTCTTCCAGCACCAGCCGTACCTGGATGAGTTCAACAAGGCCAAGGGCACCCAGCTGGTGAGCGTCGCCGGCGTGCACATCGAGCCCTTCGGTGCCTACTCCACCAAGATCAAGAAGCTCGATGAGCTGCCCCAGGGCGCCGCGGTGGTCATCCCCAACGACGCCACCAACGGCGGCCGTGCGCTGCTGTTGCTGGACAAGGTCGGCGTGATCAAGCTGAAGGACAACACCAGCATCACCGCCACCCCCAAGGACATCGCCGAGAACCCCAAGGGCATCAAGGTGCGTGAGCTGGAAGCAGCCACCCTGCCGCGCGTGCTGACCCAGGTCGACCTCGCCCTGATCAACACCAACTACGCCCTGGAAGCCAAGCTGAACCCCACCAAGGACGCCCTGGCCATCGAAGGCAGCGACTCGCCCTACGTGAACATCCTGGTGTCCCGCCCGGACAACAAGGACAGCGCCGACATGCAGAAACTGGCCAAGGCCCTGCACAGCCCCGAGGTGAAGCAGTTCATCCTCGAGAAGTACAAGGGCGCCGTGGTTCCGGCGTTCTGA
- a CDS encoding PA5502 family lipoprotein translates to MMLFATRYLPVIAISLLLAACQSKPQVASLPTDDLVTSFRQLDLSLNNGQLADAETQLKDLQQRAAGDTRLEQYQRQLTEAWLKKGQAALQQGDLDTATTALSHARSLMPQAPALTTGLDGAIAQARASELDRAEQARTATEQAAAKEVAARTEQARQQRLALERQAAEAAKLVAIPAPVAQPAAAAKPVRRVANQVALPMLDNDDNERLRSLLDAVAADVVAFDCGVRLQVREAKQYPWVVALLSARVKKLDPSYKLRVDHSVDPAKVPNLVLSPKS, encoded by the coding sequence ATGATGCTGTTCGCAACCCGATACCTTCCCGTTATCGCGATTTCCCTGCTGTTAGCCGCGTGCCAGAGCAAACCGCAGGTGGCCAGCCTGCCCACCGACGACCTGGTCACCAGTTTCCGTCAGCTGGACCTGAGCCTGAACAACGGGCAACTGGCCGACGCCGAAACCCAGCTCAAGGACCTCCAGCAGCGCGCCGCCGGCGACACCCGCCTGGAGCAGTACCAGCGCCAGCTCACCGAAGCCTGGCTGAAGAAAGGCCAGGCCGCGCTGCAGCAGGGCGACCTGGACACCGCCACCACCGCCCTCAGCCACGCCCGCAGCCTGATGCCCCAGGCCCCGGCGCTGACCACCGGCCTCGACGGCGCCATCGCCCAGGCCCGCGCCAGCGAGCTGGACCGTGCCGAGCAGGCCCGCACCGCCACCGAGCAGGCCGCTGCCAAGGAAGTCGCCGCCCGTACCGAGCAGGCCCGCCAGCAGCGCCTCGCCCTGGAGCGCCAGGCCGCCGAGGCCGCCAAGCTGGTGGCCATCCCGGCACCCGTGGCCCAGCCGGCCGCAGCCGCCAAGCCCGTACGCCGCGTGGCCAACCAGGTGGCCCTGCCGATGCTCGACAACGACGACAACGAGCGCCTGCGCAGCCTGTTGGACGCCGTCGCCGCCGACGTGGTCGCCTTCGACTGCGGCGTGCGCCTGCAGGTGCGCGAAGCCAAGCAGTACCCCTGGGTCGTGGCCCTGCTTTCCGCCCGGGTGAAGAAGCTCGACCCCAGCTACAAGCTGCGCGTGGACCACAGCGTCGACCCCGCCAAGGTGCCGAACCTGGTGCTCAGCCCGAAGAGCTGA
- a CDS encoding GMC family oxidoreductase, whose amino-acid sequence MQPDNSPYDYLIVGAGPAGCLLANRLSADGRHRVLLLEAGGRDNHPWIHIPVGYLYCIGNPRTDWCYRTEAEPGLNGRALGYPRGRVLGGSSSINGMIYMRGQAADYDHWAALGNPGWGWSDVLPLFKHCEDHHGGASEHHGAGGEWRVERQRLSWDLLDAFRAAAGETGIAAVEDFNTGDNEGCGYFQVNQRSGVRWNASKAYLRPARQRPNLTVLTGVEAERVLLEDGRARGVLARWQGQAREFRAREVILSAGAIGSPTLLQRSGIGPRPLLEGLGIAVRHELPGVGGNLQDHLQLRLIFKVSGVPTLNQMAGSLWGKAGMGLRYLLSRSGPLAMAPSQLGAFARSGPEQERANLEYHVQPLSLERFGEPLHAFPAFTASVCNLRPASRGRVDIRAAEASAAPLIQPNYLSEDEDLRVAADAIRLTRRIAGAPALARYRPEEYLPGAALQSEAELRQAAGAIGTTIFHPVGTCRMGQGREAVVDARLRVHGVPGLRVVDASVMPTIVSGNTCSPTLMIAEKAARMILEDAATGAAKAAVAQAVSG is encoded by the coding sequence ATGCAGCCTGACAACAGCCCCTACGACTACCTGATCGTCGGCGCCGGCCCCGCCGGTTGCCTGCTGGCCAACCGGCTTTCGGCCGACGGGCGGCATCGGGTCCTGCTGCTGGAAGCCGGGGGCCGAGATAACCACCCGTGGATCCACATCCCCGTCGGCTACCTCTATTGCATCGGCAACCCGCGCACCGACTGGTGCTACCGCACCGAGGCCGAGCCGGGCCTCAACGGTCGCGCCCTGGGCTACCCGCGCGGGCGGGTGCTGGGCGGCAGCTCGTCGATCAACGGGATGATCTACATGCGTGGCCAGGCGGCGGATTACGACCACTGGGCCGCCCTGGGCAACCCGGGCTGGGGCTGGAGCGACGTGCTGCCACTGTTCAAGCATTGCGAGGACCACCACGGCGGCGCCTCCGAGCACCACGGCGCCGGCGGCGAATGGCGGGTGGAGCGCCAGCGCCTGTCCTGGGACCTGCTGGACGCCTTCCGCGCGGCGGCGGGCGAGACCGGCATTGCTGCGGTGGAGGACTTCAACACCGGCGACAACGAAGGCTGCGGCTACTTCCAGGTCAACCAGCGCTCCGGGGTGCGCTGGAACGCCTCCAAGGCCTACCTGCGCCCCGCACGCCAGCGCCCCAACCTCACGGTGCTCACCGGCGTCGAGGCCGAGCGGGTGCTGCTGGAGGACGGCCGCGCCCGGGGCGTATTGGCCCGCTGGCAGGGCCAGGCCCGGGAATTCCGCGCCCGTGAGGTGATCCTCAGCGCCGGGGCCATCGGCTCGCCCACCCTGTTGCAGCGCTCGGGGATCGGCCCGCGCCCGCTGCTGGAAGGGCTGGGCATCGCCGTGCGCCACGAGCTGCCGGGCGTCGGCGGCAACCTGCAGGACCACCTGCAGCTGCGGCTGATCTTCAAGGTCAGCGGCGTGCCGACGCTCAACCAGATGGCCGGCAGCCTCTGGGGCAAGGCCGGCATGGGCCTGCGCTACCTGCTGAGCCGCAGCGGCCCGCTGGCCATGGCGCCAAGCCAGCTGGGCGCCTTCGCCCGCAGCGGCCCGGAGCAGGAGCGCGCCAACCTCGAATACCACGTGCAGCCGCTGTCCCTGGAGCGCTTCGGCGAGCCGCTGCACGCCTTCCCGGCCTTCACCGCTTCGGTGTGCAACCTGCGCCCGGCCAGCCGCGGGCGGGTGGATATCCGCGCCGCCGAGGCCAGTGCGGCGCCGCTGATCCAGCCGAACTACCTGAGCGAGGACGAGGACCTGCGCGTGGCCGCCGACGCCATCCGCCTGACCCGGCGCATCGCCGGCGCACCGGCCCTGGCGCGCTACCGGCCGGAGGAATACCTGCCGGGTGCGGCGCTGCAGAGCGAGGCGGAGTTGCGCCAGGCGGCCGGGGCCATCGGCACCACCATCTTTCACCCGGTGGGCACCTGCCGCATGGGCCAGGGCCGCGAGGCAGTGGTGGACGCGCGCCTGCGGGTGCACGGGGTGCCGGGGCTGCGGGTGGTGGACGCGTCGGTCATGCCGACCATCGTTTCCGGCAACACCTGCTCGCCGACCCTGATGATCGCCGAGAAGGCGGCACGGATGATCCTGGAAGACGCGGCCACGGGCGCTGCGAAGGCGGCCGTGGCGCAGGCGGTGAGCGGCTAA
- a CDS encoding type I secretion system permease/ATPase, protein MATQQQGPRNEILTALGLFRSSFRSVGIFTAVINLLMLAPALYMLQVYDRVLASGNTMTLAMLTLMVLGLFAFMGLLEYVRSFVVIRIGARLDMQLNERVYSAAFESSLKSGDQAAAQALNDLTTLRQFVTGPSLFAFFDAPWFPVYLGVIFLFDPWLGLFALVGSLILVLLAWLNERVSAEPLAAASRLSIRSSQQAGSSLRNAEVIEAMGMLAALRSRWFAGHGEFLRQQNLASERTAMIGALSKIARIALQSLVLGLGAWLAVIGLVTPGMMIAGSILMGRVLAPLDQLIGAWKQWSAARLAYQRLVALLQAHPRRPQAMPLPVPEGNLSVEQLSAAAPGSRVPALLNLGFALPAGETLGVLGPSGSGKSSLARLLVGVWAPQAGKVRLDGADLQQWDKAALGPHLGYLPQDVQLFAGSIAENIARFAEVDAEKVVAAARLAGVHELVLRMPQGYDTPLGDGGNGLSGGQKQRIGLARALYGLPALIVLDEPDANLDEAGEQALLAAIAELRRLRRTLVMVTHKPSLLAGADKLLVLRGGQMQAFGPAARVWQDLQGRPATPAAAPLRAAPSLSVSYASGPAAPVQS, encoded by the coding sequence ATGGCCACACAACAGCAGGGCCCGCGCAACGAGATCCTCACCGCGCTGGGGCTGTTCCGGTCGAGTTTTCGCAGCGTCGGCATCTTCACCGCCGTCATCAACCTGCTGATGCTCGCCCCGGCGCTCTACATGCTGCAGGTCTACGACCGGGTGCTGGCTTCCGGCAACACCATGACCCTGGCCATGCTCACGCTGATGGTGCTCGGCCTGTTCGCCTTCATGGGGCTGCTGGAATACGTGCGCAGCTTCGTGGTCATCCGCATCGGCGCACGCCTCGACATGCAGCTCAACGAGCGGGTCTACAGCGCGGCCTTCGAGTCCAGCCTGAAGAGTGGCGACCAGGCCGCCGCCCAGGCGCTGAACGACCTCACCACCCTGCGCCAGTTCGTCACCGGGCCCTCATTGTTCGCCTTCTTCGACGCGCCCTGGTTCCCCGTCTACCTGGGGGTGATCTTCCTCTTCGACCCCTGGCTCGGGCTGTTCGCCCTGGTCGGCTCGCTGATCCTGGTGCTGTTGGCCTGGCTCAACGAGCGGGTGTCCGCCGAGCCGCTGGCTGCCGCCAGCCGCCTGTCGATCCGCTCCTCCCAGCAGGCCGGCAGCAGCCTGCGCAATGCCGAGGTGATCGAAGCCATGGGCATGCTCGCGGCCCTGCGCAGCCGCTGGTTCGCCGGCCATGGCGAGTTCCTCCGCCAGCAGAACCTGGCCAGCGAGCGCACGGCGATGATCGGCGCGCTGTCGAAGATCGCCCGCATCGCCCTGCAATCCCTGGTGCTCGGCCTTGGCGCCTGGCTGGCGGTGATCGGCCTGGTGACGCCGGGAATGATGATCGCCGGCTCCATCCTCATGGGTCGGGTGCTGGCACCGCTGGACCAACTGATCGGCGCCTGGAAGCAATGGAGCGCCGCGCGCCTGGCCTACCAGCGCCTGGTGGCGCTGCTCCAGGCCCACCCGCGCCGGCCCCAGGCGATGCCGCTGCCGGTGCCCGAGGGCAACCTGAGCGTGGAGCAGCTCAGCGCCGCCGCGCCGGGCAGCCGTGTTCCCGCCCTGCTCAACCTGGGCTTCGCCCTGCCGGCCGGGGAAACCCTCGGCGTGCTCGGCCCATCGGGTTCCGGCAAATCCAGCCTGGCGCGGTTGCTGGTGGGCGTCTGGGCGCCCCAGGCGGGCAAGGTGCGCCTGGATGGCGCCGACCTGCAGCAATGGGACAAGGCCGCCCTCGGCCCGCACCTGGGCTACCTGCCCCAGGACGTACAGCTGTTCGCCGGCAGCATCGCCGAGAACATCGCGCGCTTCGCCGAAGTGGACGCGGAGAAGGTGGTGGCCGCCGCGCGCCTGGCCGGCGTGCATGAGCTGGTGCTGCGCATGCCCCAGGGCTACGACACGCCGCTGGGCGACGGCGGCAACGGTCTCTCCGGTGGGCAGAAGCAGCGCATCGGCCTGGCCCGGGCGCTCTATGGCCTGCCGGCGCTGATCGTGCTCGACGAGCCCGACGCCAACCTCGACGAAGCCGGCGAGCAGGCGCTGCTGGCGGCCATCGCCGAGCTGCGCCGCCTGCGCCGTACCCTGGTGATGGTCACCCACAAGCCCTCGCTGCTGGCCGGTGCCGACAAGCTGCTGGTGCTGCGGGGCGGGCAGATGCAGGCCTTCGGCCCGGCGGCGCGGGTCTGGCAGGACCTGCAAGGACGGCCCGCCACCCCGGCGGCCGCGCCCCTGCGCGCGGCCCCGAGCCTGAGCGTGAGCTACGCCAGCGGCCCTGCCGCCCCGGTGCAATCATGA
- a CDS encoding HlyD family type I secretion periplasmic adaptor subunit, with protein MSLHAVEKAPEPTLAPVLPLDERRFTRLGWWLVLLGFGGFMAWAALAPLDKGVPVSGSVVVADSRKAVQHPGGGVVERILVRDGDTVQAGQVLVQVNATQARAQRESLHAQYLGTRAAEARLTAERDGLATITFADDLLASESEPRVAASLALQRQLLGSRRQALRMELSAIDESIAGTQAILQGLRASMASKEAQRDTLEEQLRGLRDLARDGYIARNRLLENERLLAQINGTLSEDLGNIGRLQRQVAELRLNAGQRREEYQKEVRGQLAEEQVRAEDLANRLRGAEFELANTQVRAPSGGVVVGLSVFTEGGVISPGQKLMEIVPQDAPLLVDAQVPVDLVDTLQPGLPVELMFVAFNQSLTPRVEGRVTLVSADRLQDEKTGIPYYRMRVQVSDEGMHKLAGVQIRPGMPVEAFVRTGERSLLNYLFKPLTDRAHVALAEE; from the coding sequence ATGAGCCTGCATGCAGTGGAAAAGGCCCCGGAGCCGACCTTGGCACCGGTGCTGCCCCTGGACGAGCGCCGCTTCACCCGCCTCGGCTGGTGGCTGGTGCTGCTGGGCTTCGGCGGCTTCATGGCCTGGGCCGCGCTGGCGCCCCTGGACAAGGGCGTGCCGGTCTCCGGCAGCGTGGTGGTCGCCGACAGCCGCAAGGCCGTGCAGCACCCCGGTGGCGGTGTGGTGGAGCGCATCCTGGTGCGCGATGGCGACACGGTGCAGGCCGGCCAGGTGCTGGTGCAGGTCAACGCCACCCAGGCGCGGGCGCAGCGGGAATCCCTGCATGCCCAGTACCTCGGGACACGCGCCGCCGAGGCGCGGCTGACCGCCGAACGCGACGGGCTGGCAACCATCACCTTCGCCGACGACCTGCTGGCCAGCGAGAGCGAACCCCGCGTCGCCGCCAGCCTGGCCCTGCAACGCCAGCTGCTCGGCAGCCGGCGCCAGGCGCTGCGCATGGAACTCTCGGCCATCGACGAAAGCATCGCCGGCACCCAGGCCATCCTCCAGGGCCTGCGCGCCTCGATGGCGAGCAAGGAAGCCCAGCGCGACACCCTGGAAGAACAGCTGCGCGGCCTGCGCGACCTGGCCCGTGACGGCTACATCGCCCGTAACCGCCTACTGGAGAACGAGCGCCTGCTGGCGCAGATCAACGGCACCCTTTCCGAGGACCTGGGCAATATCGGCCGCCTGCAGCGCCAGGTGGCCGAGCTGCGCCTGAACGCCGGCCAGCGCCGCGAGGAATACCAGAAGGAAGTGCGCGGCCAGCTCGCCGAGGAGCAGGTGCGCGCCGAGGACCTGGCCAACCGCCTGCGCGGCGCCGAGTTCGAACTGGCCAACACCCAGGTGCGCGCGCCCAGCGGCGGCGTGGTGGTGGGTCTCAGCGTGTTCACCGAAGGCGGGGTGATCAGCCCCGGGCAGAAGCTGATGGAGATCGTCCCCCAGGACGCGCCGCTGCTGGTGGACGCCCAGGTGCCGGTGGACCTGGTGGACACCCTGCAACCCGGCCTGCCGGTGGAGCTGATGTTCGTCGCCTTCAACCAGAGCCTGACGCCACGGGTGGAAGGCCGGGTGACGCTGGTTTCCGCCGACCGCCTGCAGGACGAGAAGACCGGCATCCCCTATTACCGCATGCGCGTGCAGGTGAGCGACGAGGGCATGCACAAGCTGGCCGGCGTGCAGATCCGTCCCGGCATGCCGGTGGAAGCCTTCGTGCGCACCGGCGAGCGCTCGCTGCTCAACTACCTGTTCAAGCCGCTGACCGACCGCGCCCACGTCGCGCTGGCGGAGGAATGA
- a CDS encoding TolC family outer membrane protein — MSPMRLLFALILLLPVFPASALELRDAYALALRNDPTFHAALAERDAGQEERIIGRAALLPKLSYSYNNGRNDSKVTQSTVIGDITNERDYRSYSSTFTLQQPLFDYAAWAEYRQGEAKALLADERLRSRSQELAVRLFNVYSEALFASEQIDLAQAQRRAYAEQLQLNQRLFEAGEGTRTDLLETRARYDLAQAQEIEAVDNLDAALRELQAIVGEPLDIQDLTPLADGFHIQPLQPARFETWRDLALASNPELASQRHALDAASYTVERNRAGHLPTLSAYASTSKTSSSSESTYNQKYDTDSIGIQISLPLFAGGAVSASTRQAAAEMERASHALDAQTAETLNQLRKQFNLCVSSGAKVRAYELAVESASTLIEATRRSVTGGERVNLDVLNAEQQLYSARRDLAQARYGYLRAWLQLKYHAGLLEAGDLDVLAGYFQARG, encoded by the coding sequence ATGAGCCCGATGCGCCTGCTGTTCGCCCTCATCCTGCTGTTGCCCGTGTTCCCCGCCAGCGCCCTGGAGCTGCGCGACGCCTATGCCCTGGCGTTGCGCAACGACCCGACCTTCCACGCCGCCCTCGCCGAGCGCGACGCCGGCCAGGAGGAGCGCATCATTGGTCGCGCGGCGCTGCTGCCCAAGCTCTCCTACAGCTACAACAACGGCCGCAACGACTCGAAGGTGACCCAGTCCACCGTGATCGGCGACATCACCAACGAGCGGGACTACCGCAGCTACTCCTCCACCTTCACCCTGCAGCAGCCACTGTTCGACTACGCCGCCTGGGCCGAGTACCGCCAGGGCGAGGCCAAGGCGCTGCTGGCCGACGAGCGCCTGCGCAGCCGCAGCCAGGAGCTGGCGGTGCGCTTGTTCAACGTCTACAGCGAGGCGCTGTTCGCCAGCGAGCAGATCGACCTCGCCCAGGCTCAGCGCCGCGCCTATGCCGAGCAGCTGCAGCTCAACCAGCGCCTGTTCGAGGCCGGCGAAGGCACCCGCACCGACCTGCTGGAAACCCGCGCCCGCTACGACCTGGCCCAGGCCCAGGAGATCGAGGCTGTGGATAACCTCGATGCGGCCCTGCGCGAGCTGCAGGCCATCGTCGGCGAGCCCCTGGACATCCAGGACCTGACGCCCCTGGCGGACGGCTTCCACATCCAGCCGCTGCAGCCGGCGCGCTTCGAGACCTGGCGCGACCTGGCCCTGGCCAGCAACCCCGAGCTGGCCTCCCAGCGCCACGCGCTGGACGCCGCCAGCTACACGGTGGAGCGCAACCGCGCCGGCCACCTGCCCACCCTCAGCGCCTACGCCAGCACCAGCAAGACCAGCTCCAGCTCGGAGAGCACCTACAACCAGAAGTACGACACCGACAGCATCGGCATCCAGATCAGCCTGCCGCTGTTCGCCGGCGGCGCAGTCTCCGCTTCCACCCGCCAGGCCGCCGCCGAGATGGAGCGCGCCAGCCATGCCCTGGATGCGCAGACCGCCGAGACCCTCAACCAGCTGCGCAAGCAGTTCAACCTCTGCGTCAGCAGCGGTGCCAAGGTGCGTGCCTATGAGCTGGCGGTGGAATCGGCCAGCACCTTGATCGAGGCCACCAGGCGCAGCGTGACGGGTGGCGAACGGGTCAACCTCGATGTGCTCAATGCCGAGCAGCAGCTCTACAGCGCCCGCCGCGACCTGGCCCAGGCCCGCTACGGCTACCTGCGCGCCTGGTTGCAGCTGAAGTACCACGCCGGCCTGCTGGAGGCGGGTGACCTGGATGTGCTGGCCGGGTATTTCCAGGCCCGGGGCTGA
- a CDS encoding YbaN family protein, giving the protein MPEAVARGPLRWLWQALAYLFIGLALLGVVLPGLPTTEFVLLAAWAAAKGSPRLSAWLESHRLLGPSLRNWRNGGVITRRTKVVASTSMCLGLTLMACTVPHLPSVIMAGIGMAIGAAWIWSRPERLPDAG; this is encoded by the coding sequence TTGCCTGAGGCCGTTGCGCGGGGGCCGTTGCGCTGGTTGTGGCAGGCCCTCGCCTACCTGTTCATCGGCCTGGCGCTGCTGGGCGTGGTGCTGCCGGGGCTGCCCACCACCGAGTTCGTGCTGCTGGCGGCCTGGGCGGCGGCCAAGGGTTCGCCGCGCCTCAGCGCCTGGCTGGAGAGCCACCGCCTGCTCGGCCCCTCGCTGCGCAACTGGCGCAACGGCGGGGTCATCACCCGCCGCACCAAGGTCGTCGCCAGTACCAGCATGTGCCTGGGCCTGACCCTGATGGCCTGCACCGTGCCGCACCTGCCGTCGGTGATCATGGCCGGCATCGGCATGGCCATCGGCGCCGCGTGGATCTGGTCGCGCCCGGAGCGGCTGCCGGACGCGGGCTGA
- a CDS encoding biliverdin-producing heme oxygenase, with the protein MTASQSQLSHPLRSQRLNQLTHEPHSRLDALVKSHDPFGNRENFARFVAAQYLFQYDLAALYADAELGLTFDNLAARARHEQARLDLADLGHAVPEGDESVRGAKHPLGAALGWLFVSEGSKLGAAFLYKRAEALQLSDSFGARHLGDPEGGRAQGWKSFVATLDGIELDAEQERHAEAAAIAAFNRFADHLERCFA; encoded by the coding sequence ATGACCGCTTCCCAGTCGCAACTCTCCCATCCCCTGCGTTCCCAGCGCCTCAACCAGCTCACCCACGAGCCCCACAGCCGCCTGGACGCCCTGGTGAAGAGCCACGACCCCTTCGGCAACCGCGAGAACTTCGCGCGCTTCGTCGCCGCCCAGTACCTGTTCCAGTACGACCTGGCCGCGCTCTATGCCGACGCCGAGCTGGGCCTGACCTTCGACAACCTCGCCGCCCGCGCCCGCCACGAGCAGGCGCGCCTCGACCTGGCCGACCTGGGCCATGCCGTGCCCGAGGGCGACGAGAGCGTGCGTGGCGCCAAGCACCCGCTGGGTGCCGCCCTGGGCTGGCTGTTCGTGTCCGAGGGCTCCAAGCTCGGCGCCGCCTTCCTCTACAAGCGCGCCGAGGCGCTGCAGCTGTCCGACAGCTTCGGCGCCCGTCACCTGGGTGACCCGGAGGGCGGTCGCGCCCAGGGCTGGAAGAGCTTCGTCGCCACCCTCGACGGCATCGAGCTGGACGCCGAGCAGGAGCGCCACGCAGAGGCCGCCGCCATCGCCGCGTTCAACCGCTTCGCCGATCATCTGGAACGCTGCTTTGCCTGA